A portion of the Staphylococcus felis genome contains these proteins:
- a CDS encoding oxidoreductase: protein MTKIAIIGAGAVGTSLAVALQKHSSVTLLGRHTTSITYEEAQTSKKQDIKVHALSSESGQFDVIWIAVKTYQLSHVIPHLNRIAHPNTIVILAQNGYGQLDQLASYRAYQAVVYISGQKKDNHVVHFRDQTIHIQRDTHTEQLAETLSHTELTLHLEENIECKIWYKLLVNLGINTVTALGRDTARVLKHHEMHTLCRKLLIEGQHIAQAEGITFHSTLVDEIMAIYQGYPDEMGTSMYYDTINHQPLEVDAIQGYLYHRAQHHQIHTPYLETTYTLLTYQNKKQGC, encoded by the coding sequence ATGACTAAAATTGCGATTATTGGTGCAGGTGCTGTAGGTACATCACTTGCTGTAGCACTACAAAAACATAGCTCTGTCACTTTATTAGGCCGCCACACTACCTCTATAACATATGAAGAAGCACAAACGTCAAAAAAGCAAGATATAAAAGTACATGCATTATCATCTGAATCTGGACAATTTGACGTTATTTGGATTGCCGTCAAAACATATCAACTAAGTCACGTGATACCACATCTCAATCGTATTGCACACCCAAATACAATCGTTATCTTAGCCCAAAATGGTTATGGTCAATTGGATCAATTAGCCTCCTATCGCGCATATCAAGCTGTCGTATATATCAGCGGACAAAAAAAAGACAATCACGTCGTACATTTTAGAGATCAAACGATCCATATTCAACGTGATACACATACTGAACAACTGGCTGAAACGTTATCTCATACCGAACTCACATTACACCTTGAAGAAAACATCGAATGCAAAATTTGGTATAAATTGCTCGTAAATTTAGGCATTAACACAGTCACCGCCCTTGGTCGAGATACCGCTCGTGTCCTTAAACATCATGAGATGCATACGCTATGTCGCAAACTCCTAATCGAAGGACAACATATCGCGCAGGCTGAAGGGATTACGTTTCACTCTACACTTGTAGATGAGATTATGGCAATCTATCAGGGCTATCCTGATGAAATGGGGACAAGTATGTATTATGACACAATCAATCATCAACCTTTAGAAGTTGACGCCATACAAGGATACCTTTATCACCGTGCACAACACCATCAAATCCATACCCCTTACCTCGAAACAACCTACACACTACTAACATACCAAAATAAAAAACAAGGTTGTTGA
- the panB gene encoding 3-methyl-2-oxobutanoate hydroxymethyltransferase: protein MKTLSNIQQMKQDGEKISMVTAYDYPSAKQVELAQIDMILVGDSLGMTVLGYESTVDVTLEDMIHHSRAVRRGAPNTFVVVDMPFGTVGIDRKTDIENAIKLYQESNGNALKVEGAHLTEFMQQATAMGIPIVAHLGLTPQSVGVMGYKLQGATKEAAQQLIEDAKAVERAGAVALVLEAIPSDLAKVVSEQLTIPVIGIGAGKDTDGQVLVYHDMLNYGVDRQAKFVKQYDDFSIGIAALEQYNGEVKSGVFPSEAYTYKKQIMSEVEA from the coding sequence GTGAAAACTTTAAGTAATATTCAACAAATGAAACAAGACGGCGAAAAAATTTCTATGGTGACAGCATATGATTATCCGAGTGCTAAACAAGTTGAGTTGGCACAGATTGACATGATACTTGTTGGAGACTCATTAGGTATGACTGTTTTGGGTTACGAGAGTACAGTAGACGTAACGTTAGAGGATATGATTCATCATAGTCGTGCAGTACGTCGTGGTGCGCCCAATACATTTGTTGTGGTGGACATGCCTTTTGGTACAGTTGGAATTGATCGTAAAACAGACATTGAAAACGCAATCAAGCTTTATCAAGAAAGCAACGGGAATGCTTTAAAAGTGGAAGGGGCGCATCTGACAGAGTTTATGCAACAAGCTACAGCAATGGGAATTCCAATCGTTGCACACCTTGGTCTGACACCACAAAGTGTCGGTGTAATGGGCTATAAATTACAAGGCGCTACAAAAGAAGCGGCGCAACAACTCATTGAGGATGCCAAAGCTGTTGAACGTGCAGGTGCTGTTGCATTAGTATTAGAAGCGATTCCAAGTGATTTGGCAAAGGTAGTGAGTGAACAACTGACTATTCCAGTCATTGGCATTGGTGCAGGTAAAGATACGGATGGTCAAGTGCTCGTTTATCACGACATGCTTAATTATGGTGTTGATCGACAAGCCAAATTCGTCAAACAATACGATGATTTTTCAATCGGTATTGCGGCGTTAGAGCAATATAATGGTGAAGTCAAAAGCGGTGTATTCCCATCAGAAGCATATACGTATAAAAAACAAATTATGAGTGAGGTAGAAGCATGA
- the panD gene encoding aspartate 1-decarboxylase, whose translation MIRTMMNAKIHRARVTESNLNYVGSITIDSDILDAVDILPNEKVAIVNNNNGARFETYVIAGERGSGKICLNGAASRLVEVGDVVIIMTYAQLNETEIMTHSPKVAVMNEHNQIVQMITEKENTIV comes from the coding sequence ATGATTAGAACTATGATGAATGCCAAAATCCATCGTGCACGTGTGACAGAATCTAACTTGAATTATGTCGGGAGCATCACAATTGACTCGGATATTTTAGATGCAGTTGATATCTTACCTAATGAAAAAGTAGCTATCGTAAATAATAATAACGGTGCGCGCTTTGAAACGTATGTTATTGCGGGTGAACGCGGTAGTGGTAAAATTTGTTTGAATGGTGCAGCATCACGATTAGTCGAAGTAGGAGATGTTGTCATTATTATGACGTACGCACAACTCAACGAAACTGAAATCATGACACACAGCCCTAAAGTAGCAGTGATGAATGAGCATAATCAAATCGTTCAAATGATTACAGAAAAAGAAAATACAATCGTTTAA
- the panC gene encoding pantoate--beta-alanine ligase, with protein MTEVITTIQDMQKLTSRHRLEGKTIGFVPTMGALHEGHLTMMQQSIRDNDITVISVFVNPLQFGPNEDFDAYPRQIEKDVAAVEAIGVDYVFYPTTEEMYPDELGIELRVGRLAQVLEGAKRPGHFEGVVTVVNKLFNIVQPHHAYFGKKDAQQLAIVEKMVRDFNHPIHIHGVDIIREPDGLAKSSRNVYLTAKERQEAVHLSRSLNMAYELYQQGERHSQVIIDEVKNYLETHTSGRIEEVAVYSYPELREQHEIEGRIFISLAVKFSKARLIDNVIIDPNDTSQASK; from the coding sequence ATGACAGAAGTCATAACAACAATTCAAGATATGCAAAAATTGACATCAAGACATCGTTTAGAAGGAAAGACTATTGGCTTTGTCCCAACTATGGGAGCATTGCACGAGGGTCACCTCACAATGATGCAACAATCAATTCGTGATAATGACATCACAGTGATAAGTGTATTCGTTAATCCGCTACAGTTTGGACCCAATGAGGACTTTGATGCGTATCCAAGACAAATAGAAAAAGATGTTGCAGCCGTGGAAGCAATTGGGGTGGATTATGTTTTTTATCCAACAACAGAGGAAATGTATCCTGATGAACTAGGGATTGAGCTAAGAGTTGGGCGATTAGCGCAAGTTTTAGAAGGAGCCAAACGTCCAGGTCATTTTGAAGGTGTTGTCACAGTAGTTAATAAATTATTTAACATCGTTCAACCGCACCATGCTTATTTTGGTAAAAAAGATGCGCAACAGTTAGCAATTGTTGAAAAAATGGTTCGGGATTTTAATCATCCTATACACATTCATGGTGTAGATATTATTCGAGAGCCAGATGGCCTCGCTAAAAGTTCACGTAATGTATATTTAACAGCGAAAGAACGTCAAGAAGCGGTACATTTAAGCCGAAGTTTGAACATGGCTTATGAGTTATATCAGCAAGGGGAAAGACACAGTCAAGTGATTATTGATGAGGTCAAAAATTATTTGGAAACGCATACGAGTGGTCGAATTGAAGAAGTAGCGGTGTATAGCTACCCAGAATTACGAGAACAACATGAAATTGAAGGGCGTATTTTCATTTCATTAGCTGTGAAATTCTCAAAAGCACGTTTAATCGATAATGTGATTATTGATCCAAACGACACATCTCAAGCATCAAAATAA